The Synechococcales cyanobacterium T60_A2020_003 DNA segment CCAAGGGGGTAACCAAGCCTGGGCAACCTACGCAGGTTTATCGTCTCCAGAAGAGGCCATTGGCAAAACGGATTACGATCTATGGCCGATTAGTCTAGCAGAATCCTACCGGGAAACCGATCGCGACGTGATTCAGCATGAAAAACCGCGCCTTAAGGTGCTCCGGCAGGATATCTCGCCCACGGGAGAAATTACCTGGAAAAATTCTAATAAGCTACCGATTCGCAATTCGGATGGCGACCTCATTGGCATTTTGGGAACCTGCGAAGATATTACCGAAATTCGGATTGCGGAAGAGGCGATCGCCCATCGGGAACGCTACTTATCAACCCTGGTTGAAATCCACAGCGAGCTTCTCCAAACTGAAATTCAAGACCAGACGATTCACGACTCGCGCATCCTGGAGCTATTGGGCAAGGTGTCCCAAGCCGATCGGGTCTATCTAGTGCATTCGTTACCCAACGCTCAGGGAACTGGAGACCACTCGCCATCGCCCACACCAAATCAGGGGATCGCCATCTGGTGTGCTGACGGTGCTTCCTCCCTACCCTCTGCCGATGCCCAATCCCTCCTCCCCGCTGACTGGACACTCCAACTTCAGCAGCAGGGAATTCTCTATCTCTGTGATGCTCAACCGTCTGAGGCAGGGCGATCGCTCCTCGATAGTCGTGGGGTGCGATCGCTTCTGGCATTGCCGCTTTGCGTGCGGAACGGACGCATGACTGGCTATATCGGTTTCGAGCGCTATCAAACCGAATCCGGATGGAGCAAGCTTGAAGTTGATCTGCTAACCATGGCAGCATCGGCGATCGCCCTCACCTATGAACGGAAGCGAATCTCGATTGCCTTACGCGACAGCGAAAAACGCTATCGGCTTCTAGCCCAACGAGCCACGGATCTCATCGCGCGCCACAGCCCAGACGGCGTGTATCAATACGTTTCTCCAGCCTGCACGTCACTCTTGGGGTATACGCCCGCTGAGATGTTAGGGCGATCGGTACAGACCTTTGTGCATCCAGACGACTTAGACTCCTTACATCAAAGCTTATCCACAGTGCAATGTGCACCTGAATCAGAGCCGGTTCTGGTTAGTTACCGAATGCGATGTCAGTCCGGCCAGTACATTTGGTTTGAAAGCTCGATTAGCATGATTTGCCATCCCGAAGCGGGGCATCCTGTGGAACTGATCACCGTTTCACGTGATATTTCAGAACGGCGGCTAGCCGTTAATAGGCTGGCGGGACAAGCGCGGGTACTAGAGATGATTGCTACCGACTCTCCGCTCCATGACACGTTGACCCAACTCGCCCATATCATTGAAGAACAGTCTCCAGGTGTCTCTTGTTCAATCCTGCTGCTCAAGGGAGAGCAACTTTTCCTTGGGGCTGCCCCCAGCATGCCTGACCTTTACAAGAGTGGCGTTGAAGGGTTGCGCATTGGGATGGAGGTTGGCTCGTGCGGTACGGCAGCCTATACAGGCGATCTGACGATTACAGAGGATGTGCAGACCGATTCTCGTTGGGTCGCATGGCGAGACTTTGCGGCCCAGTGCAATATTTAATCGTGTTGGTCGATGCCGATCAAGTCACCCCAGGGTCAGGTTCTAGGGGTGTTTGCACTGATGCATAGCCACCCGTGTACCCCCGATGAGCGCGATCGCCATTTGTTAGGAACGGCTAGTCACCTCGCCGGAATTGCGATTGAACGAAAGCGAGTGGATGAAGCCCTCAAACAAGCGGAGGAGAAATATCGCAGTATTTTTGAGAATGCGGTAGGCGGTATTTTTCAAACTACTCCCGATGGTCGATACTTAGCCGTTAATCCTATGCTGGCACGCATCTACGGCTATGACTCACCCGACGATCTCAAGAATAGCCTTACCGATATTCGTCATCAGCTTTATGTTGATCCCAATCGTCGCAACGAGTTCATTCGCCACACTCAAACCTTCGGCAACGTACGAGATTTTGAGTCCCAAATTAAGCGTAAAGACGGTCAGGTGATCTGGATCTCCGAATCGGCCCGCGCCATTTATGATTCCCAGGGCGGGCTCATAGGTTATGAAGGAACGGTAGAGGACATTACCCATCGGAAACAGGCGGAGAAGAACTTGTTGCATCGCGATCGCCTGTTGCAAGCCGTTGCCGATGGCACCTACCGTCTATTGATGAACCCAGACTTAGAAGAGGTGATTCCGGAGGTGCTCGCTATTCTGGGACAGGCCGCTGCCGTGGATCGGGTCTATATCTACGAAAATCATCCCCATAATCCCAGCGGGGAGCTTGCCCTCAGCATACGGTTTGAGTGGACACAGGATGGGATTGCACCCATCATTCAGCAACCCCACTGGCGCAATCAGCCCTATCGCGAGTTTGAATTCATGCAATGGTACGATGCCTTTGCCGCAGGTCAAGCCGTAGGTGGCCCTATCCATACCTTTCCAGAGGTGCAGCAAGAGCTCTTTCACCGTGATCACATCCAATCTATTCTGATGGTTCCCATTTTTCTAGATGGATTGCTGTGGGGCTTTATTGGCTTTGATGATTGCCGAACCGAACGAGTGTGGTCGGCTAGCGATGAATCGAGCCTAGTGGCGATCGCGGCCAGCTTTGGGGGAGCCATCAAACGACAGCGCACTGAGGAACAGATGCGCTATCAGGCATTCCATGATGCGCTTACGGGGTTGCCCAACCGCAGTTTGTTCGATCAGCAGCTTCCGTCGGCGATCGCCTACGCCGAGCGCCACCAGGAAATGCTGGCTGTGGCGTTTCTCGATTTAGATCGATTCAAAACGATTAACGATTCCCTCGGCCATGCCATTGGCGACGAACTGCTGAAGAAAGTCACGCAACGGCTGCTAACCTGCCTCCGCAAAGAAGACATCATTGCCCGCTGGGGAGGGGATGAGTTCACCCTGATCCTCCCTCACCTCAAAACTCCAGAAGCCGCCGCCCGGATTGCTCGCCGCATCTCTGCCGCCTTCCGGCCATCCTTTCAGTTGGCGGGACATGAGCTCCATGTGACTAGCAGTATTGGCATTGCCCTCTATCCCCAAGACGGTCGAGACTTAAAGACCCTACTTCAAAATGCGGATGCGGCTCTTTACCGGGTCAAAGAGCAAGGGCGCGACGATTACCAGTTCTACACCTCTACGATTAATTCCCACGTCTCTCAAATGCTGACGCTAGAGAATAGCCTGCACCATGCCCTCGAACGCAACGAGTTTATCGTTCACTATCAGCCCCAAATTGATGTGCACACAGGAGCCGTAGTGCAAATGGAAGCCCTATTACGCTGGCAGCATCCTGAGTTTGGCTTAGTGCCTCCCAGCCAGTTTATTGCGATCGCTGAAGAGACAGGACTGATTGTCTCGATTGGCGAGTGGGTGTTGCGAACAGCCTGCAAGCAAGGAAAACGCTGGCATGGGATGGGCATCCCCGTACGCATGGCCGTGAATCTTTCGGCCCGTCAGTTCCAGCAGCAAAATCTGGTAATGCGCGTTGCCACGATTTTGAAGCAAACCAAGCTAGCCCCGCAGTGGTTAGAACTCGAAATTACCGAAACCACGACCATGCGTGATATAGAGTTCACTCGCGGTGTCTTGCACGCCTTGGACGCAATGGGGGTTCGGATCTCCATTGACGACTTCGGCACGGGATATTCATCCTTGAATTATCTCAAGATGTTCCCGCTCCATGCCCTCAAGGTCGATCGCTCGTTTGTGAAAGATTTAGCCCAAAATCCCGCTGATGTGGCGATCGCCAAAACGATCATTACTCTGGGTCACGGCCTGGGCTTGCAGGTGGTGGCGGAGGGTATCGAAACCGAGGAACAAGTGCAAATATTGCGATCGCTCGATTGCGACGCCATGCAGGGCTACCACTTCAGTAGACCGCTTTCTGTGGACGATGCCACCCAGTTTTTGCTGAACGCAGCAAGCGT contains these protein-coding regions:
- a CDS encoding PAS domain S-box protein produces the protein MHHSPPVLQHLMTVLNSLMVAQLTDTLPGMVFRYQLTPGWPILYLSGGCEAVLGYTREELLASDDTSLRYGDIIHPNDLPGVTETVKEAIANHQAYVTEYRITTKGGEEKWVWEKGYGIYDCHGNAIAIEGFITDITDLKATELALRQSEERFRATFDYAAVGVCLLHPDGSILDGNPALCNLLQCTPAELHQHRLTDGTAPQDTEREQTLHQQLLDGTRSHYQLEKRWVRSNGETIWVRLAYSAVHHPDGSLKFLVAIVEDITARKDVEETLLGQQAFLRTLLDNIPQHIYWKDLNLVYQGGNQAWATYAGLSSPEEAIGKTDYDLWPISLAESYRETDRDVIQHEKPRLKVLRQDISPTGEITWKNSNKLPIRNSDGDLIGILGTCEDITEIRIAEEAIAHRERYLSTLVEIHSELLQTEIQDQTIHDSRILELLGKVSQADRVYLVHSLPNAQGTGDHSPSPTPNQGIAIWCADGASSLPSADAQSLLPADWTLQLQQQGILYLCDAQPSEAGRSLLDSRGVRSLLALPLCVRNGRMTGYIGFERYQTESGWSKLEVDLLTMAASAIALTYERKRISIALRDSEKRYRLLAQRATDLIARHSPDGVYQYVSPACTSLLGYTPAEMLGRSVQTFVHPDDLDSLHQSLSTVQCAPESEPVLVSYRMRCQSGQYIWFESSISMICHPEAGHPVELITVSRDISERRLAVNRLAGQARVLEMIATDSPLHDTLTQLAHIIEEQSPGVSCSILLLKGEQLFLGAAPSMPDLYKSGVEGLRIGMEVGSCGTAAYTGDLTITEDVQTDSRWVAWRDFAAQCNI
- a CDS encoding EAL domain-containing protein, producing the protein MPIKSPQGQVLGVFALMHSHPCTPDERDRHLLGTASHLAGIAIERKRVDEALKQAEEKYRSIFENAVGGIFQTTPDGRYLAVNPMLARIYGYDSPDDLKNSLTDIRHQLYVDPNRRNEFIRHTQTFGNVRDFESQIKRKDGQVIWISESARAIYDSQGGLIGYEGTVEDITHRKQAEKNLLHRDRLLQAVADGTYRLLMNPDLEEVIPEVLAILGQAAAVDRVYIYENHPHNPSGELALSIRFEWTQDGIAPIIQQPHWRNQPYREFEFMQWYDAFAAGQAVGGPIHTFPEVQQELFHRDHIQSILMVPIFLDGLLWGFIGFDDCRTERVWSASDESSLVAIAASFGGAIKRQRTEEQMRYQAFHDALTGLPNRSLFDQQLPSAIAYAERHQEMLAVAFLDLDRFKTINDSLGHAIGDELLKKVTQRLLTCLRKEDIIARWGGDEFTLILPHLKTPEAAARIARRISAAFRPSFQLAGHELHVTSSIGIALYPQDGRDLKTLLQNADAALYRVKEQGRDDYQFYTSTINSHVSQMLTLENSLHHALERNEFIVHYQPQIDVHTGAVVQMEALLRWQHPEFGLVPPSQFIAIAEETGLIVSIGEWVLRTACKQGKRWHGMGIPVRMAVNLSARQFQQQNLVMRVATILKQTKLAPQWLELEITETTTMRDIEFTRGVLHALDAMGVRISIDDFGTGYSSLNYLKMFPLHALKVDRSFVKDLAQNPADVAIAKTIITLGHGLGLQVVAEGIETEEQVQILRSLDCDAMQGYHFSRPLSVDDATQFLLNAASVAHTNFEV